The Ascaphus truei isolate aAscTru1 chromosome 3, aAscTru1.hap1, whole genome shotgun sequence genome includes a region encoding these proteins:
- the LOC142490652 gene encoding uncharacterized protein LOC142490652, protein MWDTIVIGVNACGNSVRDKYHCRKRFDDIRSKLKKKIQDQRVHATGTGGGPTPQRLILTPLEELLRPKLLTVVVEGLAGDRDIGIYPSQFPAVAPGGHVSPEMEQVSSPGSASSTLLEEHHGDEDDEYDEDDATEETEIQSCDHEEVPIETVVPPNRPSTSTYDAIVASEGKIVDAENRRHSDMMTVLERMIGLQEETVSQLAHLHRVFIEVPKQLQKINTSFEALVVQQTQANYWRMTNVPQFNTSQPGSVHAGQFSPHSSEIHSPGPNVTV, encoded by the exons atgtgggacacaatagtcattggtgtcaatgcctgtgggaatagtgtcagggacaagtatcattgtcggaaaagatttgatgatattaggtccaaattgaaaaagaaaatacaagaccaacgcgtgcatgctactggcactggaggtgggcccacaccacaacgtctcatattgactccattggaggagctgcttcggccaaaattacttaccgtcgtcgtggaaggcttggctggtgaccgtgacattggaatttatccgtcacaatttccagcag ttgcccctggaggacatgtgtcacctgagatggaacaagtgtcttcacctgggtcagccagctcaacactactagaag aacatcatggtgatgaggatgatgagtatgatgaggatgacgccacagaagagactgaaatacaatcatgtgaccatgaagaggtgccaatagaaactgttgtaccgccaaatcgtccatcaacttccacatacgatgcaattgtagcttcagagggaaaaatagtggacgcagaaaatcgtcgccattcagacatgatgacagtgctggaaaggatgattggactgcaggaagaaacagtatcacaattggcacatctccacagagtcttcattgaagtgcctaaacagttgcaaaaaatcaacacctcattcgaagcattagttgttcagcaaacacaagctaattactggagaatgactaatgtaccacaattcaacacctcccagccaggatctgttcatgcaggtcagttttcaccacattcatctgagattcattcaccaggcccaaatgttaccg TTTGA